GCAGGCCACCCTGGCGGCCCCCGCCGGAACGCCCCTGACCAACGCCAAGGGCAAGCGCACCGCGAGCTTCAGCGACGACATCACCGTGAGCCGGGGCCGCCTGACCGCCAAGGGTGACAAGCTCGCCTACAGCGAGGCCAGCGGCCAGGGCGTGATGAGTGGCAACGCGCGGGCGACCTTCGTGCCCGACGACAAGTCGAACGGCGACACCGTGACCATCGCGGCCGGGCAGATGAGCCTCGACGTGGACAACAACGTGTCGACCTCGACCGGGAACGTGACCCTCAGGAACGGCATCCAGAGCGGCAAGGCCGACAAGCTCGTCTTCGACGAGGACCGTGAACTCGCGCAACTCACCGGTAGCCCCAGCCTGACCCGCGCGGCCAAGGGCAACCAGAAGGAACTGACCATCACCGGGCAGGAGGTCCGCGCCCGCACCGCCGAGAAGACCCTCTACGTGCGCGGCGGAGTCAAGCTGGTGCAGGGGACCCTGACCACCACGGGCAACGCGGTGTACTACGACGACAAGAAAAACGTCGCCTACGTGGTGGGCAACGCGGTCAGCACCGATTCCAAGACCAAGGTGACCGTCCGCGCCCCCGCCAGCGGCGCCCTGGAGCAGCGCACAGACCTCGGCCGCGTGCGGGCGCTGAACACCGCCTACAAGATTCCCACCGAGCAGTTCCAGCTGCGCGGCGAATAAGGAGCCTCTGCCGTGCCCCGCCGCCCCCTGCTGCTGACCTTGACCCTGCTGCTGGGGGCGGCGCTCCCGGTCGCGTCCTTCGCGCAGGAGACGCCCCCCACCCAGGCCCAGCCCGCCGAGCCCCAGGCGCCGGACGCGCCGCCGTCCGAGACGCCTGAGTCGCAGGACTCCGCGCCCGCCGAGCCGGGGGCCGAAACCTCCAGCCTGGAACTCGTGCGCCGGGGCGACGACGGGCAGGAGCGGCGCATCCGCATCGTGCGGACGGGGACCAGCGACGAGACGGGCATCTTCACGATCTGTAGCCCGCAGGACGATGAGCCGGAAGGGTCGCCCAACGTGGCCGTCTTCTCCGAGTCGGGGCCGGGCGGCG
This portion of the Deinococcus terrestris genome encodes:
- a CDS encoding LptA/OstA family protein, whose translation is MNKRTALILALAVTPVLAQTAAEKRIINIQGAPRGDLRNGPLTFTGSPVKATVSSLQIQAKQATLAAPAGTPLTNAKGKRTASFSDDITVSRGRLTAKGDKLAYSEASGQGVMSGNARATFVPDDKSNGDTVTIAAGQMSLDVDNNVSTSTGNVTLRNGIQSGKADKLVFDEDRELAQLTGSPSLTRAAKGNQKELTITGQEVRARTAEKTLYVRGGVKLVQGTLTTTGNAVYYDDKKNVAYVVGNAVSTDSKTKVTVRAPASGALEQRTDLGRVRALNTAYKIPTEQFQLRGE